One window from the genome of Solea solea chromosome 2, fSolSol10.1, whole genome shotgun sequence encodes:
- the LOC131446252 gene encoding myc box-dependent-interacting protein 1 isoform X2, whose protein sequence is MAELNLGKGLTAGKVASNVQKKLTRAQEKVLQKLGKADETKDTAFEEGVINFNKQYTEGSKLQRDLRVYLEAVKAMHESSKNLQECLGDMYEPEWYGKNEVDSVLEDCDVLWTDYHQKLVDHALISMDTYLGQFPDIKARIAKRDRKLVDFDSARHNYATTHKAKKKDGGIKITKPSSLLERAAPGWAQGILSAHSVAQSSLSRSQAEEELERAQKVFEEINIDLQEELPSLWNSRVGFYVSTFQSLAGFEEKFHKEMSRLDQDLYDVLEKLEEIDPTRKTGNRGASTSGANRSEKEPSNHTLRPGGPPPIPKSPSKLKPAVPPPPKVTPSKEMKTENIINLFDAAAAPDISVTSPTEFDSPAVSSLLDMDLDSFSAATKPSVVSQPANWDSWSEDRNIEEKETQKHYDPVAAAAEAWGDESSQPVRYDPIAVASEGWGDDGTQPVCDDPVTEAQEEWGDDGSQPVHYDPVAEAQEDWGDDESQPVTEVPATTDETPPAESPGDTVEEEAAPAAATLDNEEGQGESEAAAEAATAEETAVEETPAVAAESPEAAPEPAEPAEPAEPAEPAQPAQPAEPAKPAEPAEPAVPAVPAEMPPGFLFKVEVMHDYAANDTDELEMKVGDVVLVLTFDNLDEQDDGWLMGIKQDEWQQKKEDAAKGVFPENFTQRL, encoded by the exons ATGGCTGAGTTGAATTTGGGGAAGGGGCTGACTGCAGGGAAAGTGGCCAGTAACGTGCAGAAAAAACTAACCAGAGCTCAGGAGAAG GTTCTCCAGAAGCTGGGAAAAGCCGACGAGACCAAAGATACTGCCTTTGAGGAAGGAGTTATCAACTTCAACAAACAATAT ACTGAAGGCAGCAAACTGCAGAGGGACCTTAGGGTGTACTTGGAGGCAGTGAAAG CGATGCACGAGTCCTCCAAGAACCTGCAGGAATGTCTGGGTGACATGTACGAGCCAGAGTGGTACGGCAAGAACGAAGTGGATTCCGTACTGGAG GACTGTGATGTGCTTTGGACGGATTACCACCAGAAGTTGGTCGATCATGCTCTCATTTCCATGGATACTTACCTGGGCCAGTTCCCTGATATTAAG GCACGCATTGCGAAGAGGGACAGGAAGCTGGTTGATTTCGACAGTGCCAGGCACAACTACGCTACCACGCACAAGGCCAAGAAAAAAGACGGGGGCATTAAAATTACGAAG CCGTCGTCTTTGTTGGAGAGGGCCGCTCCAGGTTGGGCTCAGGGGATCCTGTCCGCACACAGCGTCGCCCAGAGCAGTCTGTCCAGGAGCCAG gctgagGAGGAGTTGGAGAGAGCCCAGAAGGTGTTTGAGGAAATTAATATTGACTTGCAAGAAGAGCTGCCATCTCTCTGGAACAG TCGTGTTGGGTTTTACGTCAGCACCTTCCAGAGTTTGGCCGGCTTCGAGGAGAAGTTTCACAAAGAAATGAGCCGG TTGGATCAGGATTTGTATGATGTCTTAGAGAAGCTGGAGGAAATAGACCCAACCAG AAAGACAGGTAACCGCGGCGCCTCAACGTCAGGAGCAAATAGGAG TGAGAAAGAACCATCTAACCACACTCTCAGGCCAGGAGGACCTCCCCCTATCCCCAAATCTCCATCCAAG CTTAAGCCAGCAGTGCCTCCTCCACCAAAGGTGACCCCATCTAAAGAGATGAAAACAGAGAACATCATCAACTTGTTTGATGCTGCAGCCGCTCCTGATATCAGTGTCACTTCCCCCACAGAG TTTGACAGTCCTGCAGTGAGCAGCCTACTGGACATGGACCTGGACTCTTTCAGTGCAGCAACCAAACCCTCCGTGGTCTCACAG CCAGCGAACTGGGACTCATGG TCTGAGGACAGGAATATCGAGGAAAAGGAAACCCAGAAGCACTATGAccctgtggctgctgctgcagaggcctGGGGGGATGAAAGCTCACAGCCTGTCCGCTATGACCCCATAGCAGTGGCCTCAGAGGGCTGGGGGGATGATGGAACCCAACCTGTTTGCGATGACCCTGTGACTGAGGCTCAGGAAGAATGGGGGGATGATGGGAGCCAGCCGGTTCATTATGACCCTGTGGCTGAAGCCCAGGAGGACTGGGGTGATGATGAGAGCCAGCCAGTCACAGAGGTGCCAGCCACCACAGATGAAACACCTCCTGCTGAATCTCCAGGTGACACCGTTGAGGAAGAAGCTGCCCCAGCTGCTGCCACGTTGGATAATGAAGAGGGTCAG GGTGAGTCTGAAGCAGCTGCCGAGGCAGCAACTGCAGAAGAAACAGCGGTAGAAGAG ACACCTGCAGTAGCAGCAGAATCACCAGAAGCAGCTCCAGAACCTGCAGAACCCGCAGAACCCGCAGAACCTGCAGAACCTGCACAGCCTGCCCAGCCTGCTGAGCCTGCAAAGCCTGCTGAGCCTGCAGAGCCTGCAGTACCTGCAGTACCTGCAGAAATGCCACCCGGCTTCTTGTTCAAG GTTGAAGTCATGCATGATTACGCTGCCAACGACACAGACGAACTGGAGATGAAGGTTGGAGATGTCGTCCTAGTACTCACCTTCGACAATCTTGAtgaacag GATGACGGCTGGCTGATGGGAATAAAGCAGGACGAGTGGCAGCAGAAGAAAGAGGATGCCGCTAAAGGAGTATTTCCTGAAAACTTCACCCAGAGGCTGTGA
- the LOC131446252 gene encoding myc box-dependent-interacting protein 1 isoform X4: protein MAELNLGKGLTAGKVASNVQKKLTRAQEKVLQKLGKADETKDTAFEEGVINFNKQYTEGSKLQRDLRVYLEAVKAMHESSKNLQECLGDMYEPEWYGKNEVDSVLEDCDVLWTDYHQKLVDHALISMDTYLGQFPDIKARIAKRDRKLVDFDSARHNYATTHKAKKKDGGIKITKPSSLLERAAPGWAQGILSAHSVAQSSLSRSQAEEELERAQKVFEEINIDLQEELPSLWNSRVGFYVSTFQSLAGFEEKFHKEMSRLDQDLYDVLEKLEEIDPTRKTGNRGASTSGANRSEKEPSNHTLRPGGPPPIPKSPSKLKPAVPPPPKVTPSKEMKTENIINLFDAAAAPDISVTSPTEPANWDSWSEDRNIEEKETQKHYDPVAAAAEAWGDESSQPVRYDPIAVASEGWGDDGTQPVCDDPVTEAQEEWGDDGSQPVHYDPVAEAQEDWGDDESQPVTEVPATTDETPPAESPGDTVEEEAAPAAATLDNEEGQQGESEAAAEAATAEETAVEETPAVAAESPEAAPEPAEPAEPAEPAEPAQPAQPAEPAKPAEPAEPAVPAVPAEMPPGFLFKVEVMHDYAANDTDELEMKVGDVVLVLTFDNLDEQDDGWLMGIKQDEWQQKKEDAAKGVFPENFTQRL from the exons ATGGCTGAGTTGAATTTGGGGAAGGGGCTGACTGCAGGGAAAGTGGCCAGTAACGTGCAGAAAAAACTAACCAGAGCTCAGGAGAAG GTTCTCCAGAAGCTGGGAAAAGCCGACGAGACCAAAGATACTGCCTTTGAGGAAGGAGTTATCAACTTCAACAAACAATAT ACTGAAGGCAGCAAACTGCAGAGGGACCTTAGGGTGTACTTGGAGGCAGTGAAAG CGATGCACGAGTCCTCCAAGAACCTGCAGGAATGTCTGGGTGACATGTACGAGCCAGAGTGGTACGGCAAGAACGAAGTGGATTCCGTACTGGAG GACTGTGATGTGCTTTGGACGGATTACCACCAGAAGTTGGTCGATCATGCTCTCATTTCCATGGATACTTACCTGGGCCAGTTCCCTGATATTAAG GCACGCATTGCGAAGAGGGACAGGAAGCTGGTTGATTTCGACAGTGCCAGGCACAACTACGCTACCACGCACAAGGCCAAGAAAAAAGACGGGGGCATTAAAATTACGAAG CCGTCGTCTTTGTTGGAGAGGGCCGCTCCAGGTTGGGCTCAGGGGATCCTGTCCGCACACAGCGTCGCCCAGAGCAGTCTGTCCAGGAGCCAG gctgagGAGGAGTTGGAGAGAGCCCAGAAGGTGTTTGAGGAAATTAATATTGACTTGCAAGAAGAGCTGCCATCTCTCTGGAACAG TCGTGTTGGGTTTTACGTCAGCACCTTCCAGAGTTTGGCCGGCTTCGAGGAGAAGTTTCACAAAGAAATGAGCCGG TTGGATCAGGATTTGTATGATGTCTTAGAGAAGCTGGAGGAAATAGACCCAACCAG AAAGACAGGTAACCGCGGCGCCTCAACGTCAGGAGCAAATAGGAG TGAGAAAGAACCATCTAACCACACTCTCAGGCCAGGAGGACCTCCCCCTATCCCCAAATCTCCATCCAAG CTTAAGCCAGCAGTGCCTCCTCCACCAAAGGTGACCCCATCTAAAGAGATGAAAACAGAGAACATCATCAACTTGTTTGATGCTGCAGCCGCTCCTGATATCAGTGTCACTTCCCCCACAGAG CCAGCGAACTGGGACTCATGG TCTGAGGACAGGAATATCGAGGAAAAGGAAACCCAGAAGCACTATGAccctgtggctgctgctgcagaggcctGGGGGGATGAAAGCTCACAGCCTGTCCGCTATGACCCCATAGCAGTGGCCTCAGAGGGCTGGGGGGATGATGGAACCCAACCTGTTTGCGATGACCCTGTGACTGAGGCTCAGGAAGAATGGGGGGATGATGGGAGCCAGCCGGTTCATTATGACCCTGTGGCTGAAGCCCAGGAGGACTGGGGTGATGATGAGAGCCAGCCAGTCACAGAGGTGCCAGCCACCACAGATGAAACACCTCCTGCTGAATCTCCAGGTGACACCGTTGAGGAAGAAGCTGCCCCAGCTGCTGCCACGTTGGATAATGAAGAGGGTCAG CAGGGTGAGTCTGAAGCAGCTGCCGAGGCAGCAACTGCAGAAGAAACAGCGGTAGAAGAG ACACCTGCAGTAGCAGCAGAATCACCAGAAGCAGCTCCAGAACCTGCAGAACCCGCAGAACCCGCAGAACCTGCAGAACCTGCACAGCCTGCCCAGCCTGCTGAGCCTGCAAAGCCTGCTGAGCCTGCAGAGCCTGCAGTACCTGCAGTACCTGCAGAAATGCCACCCGGCTTCTTGTTCAAG GTTGAAGTCATGCATGATTACGCTGCCAACGACACAGACGAACTGGAGATGAAGGTTGGAGATGTCGTCCTAGTACTCACCTTCGACAATCTTGAtgaacag GATGACGGCTGGCTGATGGGAATAAAGCAGGACGAGTGGCAGCAGAAGAAAGAGGATGCCGCTAAAGGAGTATTTCCTGAAAACTTCACCCAGAGGCTGTGA
- the LOC131446252 gene encoding myc box-dependent-interacting protein 1 isoform X7 translates to MAELNLGKGLTAGKVASNVQKKLTRAQEKVLQKLGKADETKDTAFEEGVINFNKQYTEGSKLQRDLRVYLEAVKAMHESSKNLQECLGDMYEPEWYGKNEVDSVLEDCDVLWTDYHQKLVDHALISMDTYLGQFPDIKARIAKRDRKLVDFDSARHNYATTHKAKKKDGGIKITKPSSLLERAAPGWAQGILSAHSVAQSSLSRSQAEEELERAQKVFEEINIDLQEELPSLWNSRVGFYVSTFQSLAGFEEKFHKEMSRLDQDLYDVLEKLEEIDPTRKTGNRGASTSGANRSEKEPSNHTLRPGGPPPIPKSPSKLKPAVPPPPKVTPSKEMKTENIINLFDAAAAPDISVTSPTEPANWDSWQGESEAAAEAATAEETAVEETPAVAAESPEAAPEPAEPAEPAEPAEPAQPAQPAEPAKPAEPAEPAVPAVPAEMPPGFLFKVEVMHDYAANDTDELEMKVGDVVLVLTFDNLDEQDDGWLMGIKQDEWQQKKEDAAKGVFPENFTQRL, encoded by the exons ATGGCTGAGTTGAATTTGGGGAAGGGGCTGACTGCAGGGAAAGTGGCCAGTAACGTGCAGAAAAAACTAACCAGAGCTCAGGAGAAG GTTCTCCAGAAGCTGGGAAAAGCCGACGAGACCAAAGATACTGCCTTTGAGGAAGGAGTTATCAACTTCAACAAACAATAT ACTGAAGGCAGCAAACTGCAGAGGGACCTTAGGGTGTACTTGGAGGCAGTGAAAG CGATGCACGAGTCCTCCAAGAACCTGCAGGAATGTCTGGGTGACATGTACGAGCCAGAGTGGTACGGCAAGAACGAAGTGGATTCCGTACTGGAG GACTGTGATGTGCTTTGGACGGATTACCACCAGAAGTTGGTCGATCATGCTCTCATTTCCATGGATACTTACCTGGGCCAGTTCCCTGATATTAAG GCACGCATTGCGAAGAGGGACAGGAAGCTGGTTGATTTCGACAGTGCCAGGCACAACTACGCTACCACGCACAAGGCCAAGAAAAAAGACGGGGGCATTAAAATTACGAAG CCGTCGTCTTTGTTGGAGAGGGCCGCTCCAGGTTGGGCTCAGGGGATCCTGTCCGCACACAGCGTCGCCCAGAGCAGTCTGTCCAGGAGCCAG gctgagGAGGAGTTGGAGAGAGCCCAGAAGGTGTTTGAGGAAATTAATATTGACTTGCAAGAAGAGCTGCCATCTCTCTGGAACAG TCGTGTTGGGTTTTACGTCAGCACCTTCCAGAGTTTGGCCGGCTTCGAGGAGAAGTTTCACAAAGAAATGAGCCGG TTGGATCAGGATTTGTATGATGTCTTAGAGAAGCTGGAGGAAATAGACCCAACCAG AAAGACAGGTAACCGCGGCGCCTCAACGTCAGGAGCAAATAGGAG TGAGAAAGAACCATCTAACCACACTCTCAGGCCAGGAGGACCTCCCCCTATCCCCAAATCTCCATCCAAG CTTAAGCCAGCAGTGCCTCCTCCACCAAAGGTGACCCCATCTAAAGAGATGAAAACAGAGAACATCATCAACTTGTTTGATGCTGCAGCCGCTCCTGATATCAGTGTCACTTCCCCCACAGAG CCAGCGAACTGGGACTCATGG CAGGGTGAGTCTGAAGCAGCTGCCGAGGCAGCAACTGCAGAAGAAACAGCGGTAGAAGAG ACACCTGCAGTAGCAGCAGAATCACCAGAAGCAGCTCCAGAACCTGCAGAACCCGCAGAACCCGCAGAACCTGCAGAACCTGCACAGCCTGCCCAGCCTGCTGAGCCTGCAAAGCCTGCTGAGCCTGCAGAGCCTGCAGTACCTGCAGTACCTGCAGAAATGCCACCCGGCTTCTTGTTCAAG GTTGAAGTCATGCATGATTACGCTGCCAACGACACAGACGAACTGGAGATGAAGGTTGGAGATGTCGTCCTAGTACTCACCTTCGACAATCTTGAtgaacag GATGACGGCTGGCTGATGGGAATAAAGCAGGACGAGTGGCAGCAGAAGAAAGAGGATGCCGCTAAAGGAGTATTTCCTGAAAACTTCACCCAGAGGCTGTGA
- the LOC131446252 gene encoding myc box-dependent-interacting protein 1 isoform X8 has protein sequence MAELNLGKGLTAGKVASNVQKKLTRAQEKVLQKLGKADETKDTAFEEGVINFNKQYTEGSKLQRDLRVYLEAVKAMHESSKNLQECLGDMYEPEWYGKNEVDSVLEDCDVLWTDYHQKLVDHALISMDTYLGQFPDIKARIAKRDRKLVDFDSARHNYATTHKAKKKDGGIKITKPSSLLERAAPGWAQGILSAHSVAQSSLSRSQAEEELERAQKVFEEINIDLQEELPSLWNSRVGFYVSTFQSLAGFEEKFHKEMSRLDQDLYDVLEKLEEIDPTRKTGNRGASTSGANRSEKEPSNHTLRPGGPPPIPKSPSKLKPAVPPPPKVTPSKEMKTENIINLFDAAAAPDISVTSPTEPANWDSWGESEAAAEAATAEETAVEETPAVAAESPEAAPEPAEPAEPAEPAEPAQPAQPAEPAKPAEPAEPAVPAVPAEMPPGFLFKVEVMHDYAANDTDELEMKVGDVVLVLTFDNLDEQDDGWLMGIKQDEWQQKKEDAAKGVFPENFTQRL, from the exons ATGGCTGAGTTGAATTTGGGGAAGGGGCTGACTGCAGGGAAAGTGGCCAGTAACGTGCAGAAAAAACTAACCAGAGCTCAGGAGAAG GTTCTCCAGAAGCTGGGAAAAGCCGACGAGACCAAAGATACTGCCTTTGAGGAAGGAGTTATCAACTTCAACAAACAATAT ACTGAAGGCAGCAAACTGCAGAGGGACCTTAGGGTGTACTTGGAGGCAGTGAAAG CGATGCACGAGTCCTCCAAGAACCTGCAGGAATGTCTGGGTGACATGTACGAGCCAGAGTGGTACGGCAAGAACGAAGTGGATTCCGTACTGGAG GACTGTGATGTGCTTTGGACGGATTACCACCAGAAGTTGGTCGATCATGCTCTCATTTCCATGGATACTTACCTGGGCCAGTTCCCTGATATTAAG GCACGCATTGCGAAGAGGGACAGGAAGCTGGTTGATTTCGACAGTGCCAGGCACAACTACGCTACCACGCACAAGGCCAAGAAAAAAGACGGGGGCATTAAAATTACGAAG CCGTCGTCTTTGTTGGAGAGGGCCGCTCCAGGTTGGGCTCAGGGGATCCTGTCCGCACACAGCGTCGCCCAGAGCAGTCTGTCCAGGAGCCAG gctgagGAGGAGTTGGAGAGAGCCCAGAAGGTGTTTGAGGAAATTAATATTGACTTGCAAGAAGAGCTGCCATCTCTCTGGAACAG TCGTGTTGGGTTTTACGTCAGCACCTTCCAGAGTTTGGCCGGCTTCGAGGAGAAGTTTCACAAAGAAATGAGCCGG TTGGATCAGGATTTGTATGATGTCTTAGAGAAGCTGGAGGAAATAGACCCAACCAG AAAGACAGGTAACCGCGGCGCCTCAACGTCAGGAGCAAATAGGAG TGAGAAAGAACCATCTAACCACACTCTCAGGCCAGGAGGACCTCCCCCTATCCCCAAATCTCCATCCAAG CTTAAGCCAGCAGTGCCTCCTCCACCAAAGGTGACCCCATCTAAAGAGATGAAAACAGAGAACATCATCAACTTGTTTGATGCTGCAGCCGCTCCTGATATCAGTGTCACTTCCCCCACAGAG CCAGCGAACTGGGACTCATGG GGTGAGTCTGAAGCAGCTGCCGAGGCAGCAACTGCAGAAGAAACAGCGGTAGAAGAG ACACCTGCAGTAGCAGCAGAATCACCAGAAGCAGCTCCAGAACCTGCAGAACCCGCAGAACCCGCAGAACCTGCAGAACCTGCACAGCCTGCCCAGCCTGCTGAGCCTGCAAAGCCTGCTGAGCCTGCAGAGCCTGCAGTACCTGCAGTACCTGCAGAAATGCCACCCGGCTTCTTGTTCAAG GTTGAAGTCATGCATGATTACGCTGCCAACGACACAGACGAACTGGAGATGAAGGTTGGAGATGTCGTCCTAGTACTCACCTTCGACAATCTTGAtgaacag GATGACGGCTGGCTGATGGGAATAAAGCAGGACGAGTGGCAGCAGAAGAAAGAGGATGCCGCTAAAGGAGTATTTCCTGAAAACTTCACCCAGAGGCTGTGA
- the LOC131446252 gene encoding myc box-dependent-interacting protein 1 isoform X3, giving the protein MAELNLGKGLTAGKVASNVQKKLTRAQEKVLQKLGKADETKDTAFEEGVINFNKQYTEGSKLQRDLRVYLEAVKAMHESSKNLQECLGDMYEPEWYGKNEVDSVLEDCDVLWTDYHQKLVDHALISMDTYLGQFPDIKARIAKRDRKLVDFDSARHNYATTHKAKKKDGGIKITKPSSLLERAAPGWAQGILSAHSVAQSSLSRSQAEEELERAQKVFEEINIDLQEELPSLWNSRVGFYVSTFQSLAGFEEKFHKEMSRLDQDLYDVLEKLEEIDPTSEKEPSNHTLRPGGPPPIPKSPSKLKPAVPPPPKVTPSKEMKTENIINLFDAAAAPDISVTSPTEFDSPAVSSLLDMDLDSFSAATKPSVVSQPANWDSWSEDRNIEEKETQKHYDPVAAAAEAWGDESSQPVRYDPIAVASEGWGDDGTQPVCDDPVTEAQEEWGDDGSQPVHYDPVAEAQEDWGDDESQPVTEVPATTDETPPAESPGDTVEEEAAPAAATLDNEEGQQGESEAAAEAATAEETAVEETPAVAAESPEAAPEPAEPAEPAEPAEPAQPAQPAEPAKPAEPAEPAVPAVPAEMPPGFLFKVEVMHDYAANDTDELEMKVGDVVLVLTFDNLDEQDDGWLMGIKQDEWQQKKEDAAKGVFPENFTQRL; this is encoded by the exons ATGGCTGAGTTGAATTTGGGGAAGGGGCTGACTGCAGGGAAAGTGGCCAGTAACGTGCAGAAAAAACTAACCAGAGCTCAGGAGAAG GTTCTCCAGAAGCTGGGAAAAGCCGACGAGACCAAAGATACTGCCTTTGAGGAAGGAGTTATCAACTTCAACAAACAATAT ACTGAAGGCAGCAAACTGCAGAGGGACCTTAGGGTGTACTTGGAGGCAGTGAAAG CGATGCACGAGTCCTCCAAGAACCTGCAGGAATGTCTGGGTGACATGTACGAGCCAGAGTGGTACGGCAAGAACGAAGTGGATTCCGTACTGGAG GACTGTGATGTGCTTTGGACGGATTACCACCAGAAGTTGGTCGATCATGCTCTCATTTCCATGGATACTTACCTGGGCCAGTTCCCTGATATTAAG GCACGCATTGCGAAGAGGGACAGGAAGCTGGTTGATTTCGACAGTGCCAGGCACAACTACGCTACCACGCACAAGGCCAAGAAAAAAGACGGGGGCATTAAAATTACGAAG CCGTCGTCTTTGTTGGAGAGGGCCGCTCCAGGTTGGGCTCAGGGGATCCTGTCCGCACACAGCGTCGCCCAGAGCAGTCTGTCCAGGAGCCAG gctgagGAGGAGTTGGAGAGAGCCCAGAAGGTGTTTGAGGAAATTAATATTGACTTGCAAGAAGAGCTGCCATCTCTCTGGAACAG TCGTGTTGGGTTTTACGTCAGCACCTTCCAGAGTTTGGCCGGCTTCGAGGAGAAGTTTCACAAAGAAATGAGCCGG TTGGATCAGGATTTGTATGATGTCTTAGAGAAGCTGGAGGAAATAGACCCAACCAG TGAGAAAGAACCATCTAACCACACTCTCAGGCCAGGAGGACCTCCCCCTATCCCCAAATCTCCATCCAAG CTTAAGCCAGCAGTGCCTCCTCCACCAAAGGTGACCCCATCTAAAGAGATGAAAACAGAGAACATCATCAACTTGTTTGATGCTGCAGCCGCTCCTGATATCAGTGTCACTTCCCCCACAGAG TTTGACAGTCCTGCAGTGAGCAGCCTACTGGACATGGACCTGGACTCTTTCAGTGCAGCAACCAAACCCTCCGTGGTCTCACAG CCAGCGAACTGGGACTCATGG TCTGAGGACAGGAATATCGAGGAAAAGGAAACCCAGAAGCACTATGAccctgtggctgctgctgcagaggcctGGGGGGATGAAAGCTCACAGCCTGTCCGCTATGACCCCATAGCAGTGGCCTCAGAGGGCTGGGGGGATGATGGAACCCAACCTGTTTGCGATGACCCTGTGACTGAGGCTCAGGAAGAATGGGGGGATGATGGGAGCCAGCCGGTTCATTATGACCCTGTGGCTGAAGCCCAGGAGGACTGGGGTGATGATGAGAGCCAGCCAGTCACAGAGGTGCCAGCCACCACAGATGAAACACCTCCTGCTGAATCTCCAGGTGACACCGTTGAGGAAGAAGCTGCCCCAGCTGCTGCCACGTTGGATAATGAAGAGGGTCAG CAGGGTGAGTCTGAAGCAGCTGCCGAGGCAGCAACTGCAGAAGAAACAGCGGTAGAAGAG ACACCTGCAGTAGCAGCAGAATCACCAGAAGCAGCTCCAGAACCTGCAGAACCCGCAGAACCCGCAGAACCTGCAGAACCTGCACAGCCTGCCCAGCCTGCTGAGCCTGCAAAGCCTGCTGAGCCTGCAGAGCCTGCAGTACCTGCAGTACCTGCAGAAATGCCACCCGGCTTCTTGTTCAAG GTTGAAGTCATGCATGATTACGCTGCCAACGACACAGACGAACTGGAGATGAAGGTTGGAGATGTCGTCCTAGTACTCACCTTCGACAATCTTGAtgaacag GATGACGGCTGGCTGATGGGAATAAAGCAGGACGAGTGGCAGCAGAAGAAAGAGGATGCCGCTAAAGGAGTATTTCCTGAAAACTTCACCCAGAGGCTGTGA